The Quercus robur chromosome 7, dhQueRobu3.1, whole genome shotgun sequence genome has a segment encoding these proteins:
- the LOC126693758 gene encoding putative disease resistance protein RGA1, with protein sequence MAEIGYGIAVKVLELLGSVIYEELSSAWGVRSDLTKLERTVKAIKAVLLDAEEKQASDHRLSIWLGELKDVLQDAENVLDEFQYRILQKEVMKRQGSTSKKVSNLFSSSNPLAVRFEMAHKIKNIRKRVDEIAAEKDKFNLAQGLVDRKLNVQEMRDMTHSFVDPRNVIGREDAKKNIIHLLTDLNENSSRNVDVIPIIGIGGLGKTAIAKLVYSDEQVVGHFQLRMWVCASDDFNVTRLIKQILKSAIHKIDENFGVDGLQNSLRELLRDKKFIDNLGVDELQFRLRKLLKDNKFLLVLDDVWNEDRNKWMELEDLLLGGCNGSKIIVTTRNNSVATIMGTAPTYHLDGLSQEDCLSLFVKLAFKEGEEKQYPSLLEIGNDIVKKCKGVPLAVRTLASLLYSKVDEWEWRSVRDNEIWHLKQNEGDILPALRLSYNQLPFHLKQCFAYCSIFPKDYEFTISQLVQFWMAHGILQSPDNENQELEDIGELYIKELMSRSLFQDVYEDVMFFYIFKMHDLVHDLALSIAKSEYSIVTKKSSVAAGVCHLSILENGQEVTTQLEKLSKVQTIVLQTEQPMSLLEACISRFKYLRVLDLSKSSFEVLPNSIESLKHLRYLKLSGNCIIKQLPNSICKLHSLQTLLLGGCGNLERLPKGIRDIISLRVLAVTTKHTCLSEKAVGCLDSLRFLSISYCENLKCLFEGMEGRLTYLRTLVVDHCPSLTTLSLSIRHLTALETLTIMDCKELSLMEMEGEDNQDLKLSLQKLMIKGLPKLEVLPQWLQGSANTLQLLMIFECENLKALPEWLPRLKSLHTLGINECPELSSLPEGMEALTALRELGIIGCPDLSRKCREEDSHKIAHVPEIYLDKDS encoded by the coding sequence ATGGCTGAAATTGGCTACGGCATCGCAGTGAAGGTCCTGGAGCTGCTTGGATCGGTTATTTACGAAGAGCTCAGTTCAGCATGGGGCGTCCGAAGTGATCTGACAAAGCTTGAGCGCACTGTCAAAGCCATCAAAGCCGTACTCTTGGATGCTGAGGAGAAGCAAGCCAGTGACCATAGGCTGAGTATTTGGCTAGGGGAGCTTAAAGACGTCCTTCAAGATGCTGAGAATGTGCTGGATGAATTTCAATACCGAATTCTGCAGAAGGAAGTTATGAAGAGACAGGGGAGCACTAGCAAAAAGGTGAGTAACTTATTTTCAAGTTCTAATCCACTTGCAGTCCGTTTTGAAATGgcacataaaatcaaaaatattAGGAAGAGGGTAGATGAAATTGCAGCTGAGAAAGATAAATTCAATCTTGCTCAAGGACTTGTAGATAGGAAGTTAAATGTGCAGGAAATGAGGGACATGACCCACTCCTTTGTTGATCCTCGAAATGTCATCGGTAGGGAAgatgctaaaaaaaatataatacatctTTTGACGGACCTAAATGAAAATTCCAGCAGAAATGTGGATGTAATTCCTATCATTGGGATTGGAGGTTTGGGGAAGACTGCAATTGCCAAGTTGGTGTATAGCGATGAACAGGTAGTTGGTCATTTTCAATTGAGAATGTGGGTGTGTGCGTCTGATGATTTCAATGTTACAAGGTTGATAAAACAAATCCTTAAATCTGCAATTCATAAGATTGATGAGAATTTTGGTGTGGATGGGTTGCAAAATAGCTTAAGAGAACTTTTGAGAGATAAGAAATTTATAGATAATTTGGGTGTGGATGAGTTGCAATTTAGATTAAGAAAACTTTTAAAAGATAACAAATTTCTACTTGTCTTGGATGACGTTTGGAATGAGGATCGTAATAAATGGATGGAATTGGAAGATTTGTTACTTGGTGGTTGCAATGGAAGTAAAATCATAGTGACAACACGAAATAACTCGGTTGCTACTATTATGGGTACTGCTCCTACATACCATTTAGATGGCCTCTCCCAGGAAGATTGTTTGTCTTTGTTTGTGAAATTGGCATTTaaggaaggagaagaaaaacaGTATCCAAGCCTCTTAGAAATTGGAAATGACATTGTTAAAAAATGTAAAGGGGTTCCATTGGCAGTGAGGACTTTAGCCAGCCTACTTTATTCGAAAGTTGATGAATGGGAGTGGAGATCTGTGAGAGATAATGAGATATGGCATTTAAAACAGAATGAGGGTGACATCTTACCTGCATTGAGGCTCAGTTACAATCAATTGCCGTTTCACTTGAAGCAATGCTTTGCCTATTGCTCTATTTTCCCAAAGGATTATGAATTCACTATTTCTCAATTGGTTCAATTTTGGATGGCACATGGAATTCTTCAATCACCTGACAATGAAAATCAAGAGTTGGAAGATATTGGTGAGTTGTATATCAAGGAGTTAATGTCAAGATCTTTGTTTCAAGATGTATATGAAGACGTTATGTTCTTTTATATCTTTAAAATGCATGATCTTGTCCATGATCTTGCACTCTCAATTGCCAAAAGTGAGTATTCTATAGTGACCAAGAAGTCCTCCGTTGCTGCAGGAGTTTGTCATCTGTCAATTTTGGAGAATGGGCAAGAAGTTACAACACAATTAGAGAAGTTGAGCAAAGTTCAGACTATtgttttgcaaacagagcaacCCATGTCCTTACTTGAAGCATGCATCTCAAGATTTAAGTACTTGCGAGTGCTTGATTTGAGCAAATCATCATTTGAGGTGTTGCCAAATTCTATCGAAAGTTTGAAACATTTGAGATATCTCAAACTCTCAGGTAATTGCATAATCAAGCAACTTCCAAATTCCATTTGCAAGCTGCACAGTTTGCAAACTTTACTGCTTGGTGGTTGTGGCAATCTTGAACGGTTGCCCAAAGGTATAAGGGACATAATCAGCCTTAGGGTTTTGGCTGTTACAACAAAGCATACCTGCTTGTCGGAGAAGGCAGTAGGTTGCTTGGATTCTCTTCGATTTTTGTCTATAAGTTATTGTGAGAATCTAAAATGTCTATTTGAAGGGATGGAGGGGCGCCTCACCTATCTTCGAACATTGGTTGTTGATCATTGTCCAAGTTTGACCACTTTGTCACTCAGTATCAGACACCTAACTGCCCTAGAAACCTTGACAATTATGGATTGTAAAGAGCTTAGTTTGATGGAGATGGAAGGAGAAGACAATCAAGATCTCAAGTTGAGCCTCCAGAAATTGATGATTAAAGGTTTACCTAAATTGGAGGTTTTGCCCCAATGGCTCCAAGGATCTGCAAACACTTTACAGCTGCTCATGATTTTCGAATGTGAAAATTTGAAGGCTTTGCCGGAGTGGCTGCCACGTCTGAAATCACTTCACACACTTGGGATTAACGAATGCCCTGAGTTGTCATCTCTCCCGGAGGGGATGGAAGCTCTCACTGCACTAAGAGAATTGGGGATTATAGGTTGTCCTGATTTGAGTAGAAAATGCAGAGAAGAAGATTCACACAAGATTGCTCATGTACCAGAGATTTATCTTGACAAGGATAGTTGA